The Enhydrobacter sp. sequence CTCGAGCTCGCGATGAAGGTAGGAGCTTAGCTTGCCGGCATGGTTCCTGGCGACCGCCAGCACCTCGAACACGTTCACCTCGCCGACGCCGTCCACCTCGCGAGGTCCCACGCTCTCGAACTCGAACTGCTCCTGCGCAAGTTCAGCGGTCCGGTCGGAGGCGCTGATCCGGTTGTCTTCCGTCGCCGCGCCCAGGCTGCAGGCAATGCCGACCGTATCGGACAAGGTCACGTAACCGCTGTGGACGCTCGTGCGCACGGTCATGAACTCGCCGGCAAAGGCCCGGCGGATCGCGACCGCGGCGCCCAGCGCACGCGCCGCATGGTTGTCATCGCCATCGCCGGCCGTGAAGAGCGCGACGACGCCGTCGCCCTTCGACTGCACCACAGTGCCCTTGTACTGGCGGATGTAGTAGGCGAGCATTTTATGGACGCGCCGCGATACGTCGGCCATCGCAGGCGCGCCGACGGTTCGCACCAGGCTCGGAAAGCCCTCGAAACGCCCGATCATGATCGTGCCAAAAACCTTCGACGCCTGTCCGTCAGGCGCCGACCCGGCGATTTTCGCCATAGCCCCTCCCCAATCCGGCGCGCTTGCGCGCGCATCCACACCCTTGATCCCGGCGGAGTCATAGCCGCGCGCCCGGCGACGCTCAATGTTTTTTGTGGCGATCGGACGGTCCCCGGCTAGGCGAGCCGGGTTGCCTCGTCGATCAGCTCCTGCGCCGCAAGGTCCAGAAGCTCGTCCTCGGCCGCACCATCGAGCACGCGCTCCTTGCCGATCTCCAGCAACACCGGCACGGCGAGCGGCGAGATGCGGTCGAGGCGGCGGTACTCGATTCGGCCCTTGGCGCGCTTCAGGAGACCGCCCAGGCGCTTCAGATCGGCGAGCTGCCAGGCAGCGTCCTGGCGCGTGGCGCGCAGCAGGATGTGATCGGGTTCGTGCTTGCGCAGGGCATCGTAGATCAGGTCGGAGCTGAAGGTGACCTGGCGGCGCGATTTCTCCTCACCGGGGAAGCGCCGCTCGATCAGGCCCGCGATCACCGCGACGTTGCGGAAGGAGCGGCGCAGCATGGTGGACTCGTCCATCCATGCCTCGAGGTCGTCACCCAGCATGTCCTCGTCGAAGAGCTGGTCGAGCTGAGCCTTGGTGGGGGGCCGCAGCCCCCACAGCCCCAGCACGTAGTCGGTGGCGACGAAGCCCAAGGGCTTGAGCCCGATGCGTTCCATGCGGCGCGTGAGCAGCATCCCGAGTGTCTGGTGGGCGTTCCGGCCTTCGAAGCAGTAGGCGACGATGAATTGCCTGGATCCGCGCGGGAAGCCTTCGATCAGGAGGTTGCGGCTGTCGGGCAGGGTCGAACGCCAGCGCTGCAGGTTCAGCCATTCGCGTACCTCGGCCGGGAGCTTGGGGTGGCGCGCGGGATCCTGCAAGATTCCGCGCACGCGATCGGCGAGGAAGGTCGAAAGCGGCAGGCGGCCGCCGCCATAGGCCGGCACCTTGGGCTCGCCCGTGGTTGCCAGCGAGCACAGCGCCACCAACTCCTTCACCCCCTCGAACCGCAGCAGGCGGCCGGCGAAGACGAAGGTGTCGCCGGGCACGAGTCCCTGGATGAACGCCTCCTCGACTTCGCCCAGCATCGGGCCCCGCCGCAGCTTCACCTTCAGAAGCGGCAGCTCGACGATGGTGCCGACATTCATCCGGAACTGCCGCGCCACCATGGGCGAGGCGAGCATCCAGCGGCCGTCGGGAAGCTGCCTCAGCCGGTGCCAGCGCTCGTAGGCCGCGAGGGCATAGCCGCCGGTCGCGACGAAATCGAAGGTATCGTCGAAATCCTTGCGCGGCAGGTCGCGATAGGGTTGTGCCCGGCGCACCTCGTCGAAGAAGGCATCGCGGTCGATCGGCTGGGCGCAGGCGGTGCCGACGATGTGCTGCGCCAGCACGTCGAGACAGGCCGGCCGCGGCGGATCGCCGTCGAGCTCGCGGGCCTCGATCGCCTCCAGTGCCGCCAGCGATTCCAGGACCTCGAACCGGTTGGCCGGCGCGATCATGGCCCGGCTGGGCTCGTCGAGGCGGTGATTGGCGCGGCCGATCCGCTGCATCAGGCGGCTCACGCCCTTGGGCGCGCCCATCTGGATCACGAGGTCGACGTCGCCCCAGTCGATGCCGAGATCGAGCGACGAGGTCGCGACCACGGCACGCAGCTTGCCCGCCGCCATCGCCGCCTCGACCTTGCGCCGCTGCTCGACCGCGAGCGAGCCATGATGCAGGCCGATCGCGAGATTGTCCTCGTTGATGCGCCACAGCCGGTCGAAGGTAAGCTCGGCCTGGGCGCGCGTATTGACGAACACGATCGAGGTCTTGTGCTGGCGGATGATGTTGTAGACCTCGGGCACCGCGTGTTGCCCCATATGGCCGCCCCAGGGCAGCCGCTCGTGGGCGTCGATGATGGTCACTTGCGGCGATGCGCCAGGCTCGCCCTGCACGATCTCGACCCCTTCGCCCTCCCGCAAACACAGATAGTCCGCGAGCTCGGGCGGGTCGGCGACGGTCGCGGACAGGCCGACAAAGCGCGCCTGCGGCGCAAGCGCCGCCAGCCGAGCCAGGCAAAGTGCCAGATGATGGCCGCGCTTCGAGGTCGCGAAGGAATGCAGCTCGTCGATGATGACGGCACTCAGGCTCGCGAAGAATTTCTCGGCGTCCGGATAGGAGAGCAGCAGGGCCAGCGACTCGGGCGTCGTCAGCAGCAGGTCCGGCGGACGCTCGCGTTGGCGCAGCCGGCGACTCTGCGGCGTGTCGCCTGTGCGGCTCTCCGCGCGCACCGGAAGCTGCATCTCGGCGATGGGCGCCTCGAGATTGCGGCGAATGTCGTTCGCCAGGGCTTTCAGTGGCGAGATGTAGAGCGTATGCAGCTCACCCTTGCCCTTGGCATGGGCCAGATCCTTGCCGGCGTGGCGACGCTCCGTCAGCTCGATCAGGGAGGGCAGGAAGCCCGCCAGGGTCTTGCCGCCGCCGGTCGGCGCGATCAGAAGCGCACTCTTGCGCCTGGCCGCCAGATCGACCAGGGCAAGCTGGTGCCGCCGAGGCGCCCAGCCGCGGCTTTCGAACCAGCGTGCAAACAGGCCCGGCAGCTCCATATCTACGGGGTAAAGTGCGTCCCTTTCGATGGCAACCGACACGCTAGACCCCGCCGCTCCGAATCCGCGGACCTGGCTCTACCCGACGCCGCGCGGTCTCTACTGCGCGCCCGGCGATTTCTACATCGACCCGGCAGTTGCCGTGCCGCGCGCGCTGATCACGCACGGCCATGGCGATCACGCCCGGCCGGGTCACCGTAGTGCGCTGGCCACATCCGAGACGCTCGCGATCATGCGCCTGCGCTTCCAGGGCATGCCCGATACGCAGCAGCAGGCGCTGAAATACGGCGAAAGCATACGGATTGGCGACGTCGAGGCGAGCCTCGTTCCAGCCGGCCACATCCTCGGCTCGGCCCAGGCGGTGCTGGAGCACAAGGGCCAACGGATCGTCGTCTCCGGCGACTTCAAGCGCCGGCCCGATCCGACCTGCCCGCCGTTCGAGCCGGTGCCATGCGATGTCTTCATCACCGAAGCCACCTTCGCGCTCCCTGTCTTCCACCATCCCTCCGATGCCGGCGAGATCGGCAAGCTCCTGCGCTCGTTGCAGACCTTTCCCGAGCGCACTCATTTGGTCGGCGTCTATGCCCTCGGCAAGTGCCAGCGTGTGATCAGGCTGCTGCGCGCGGCCGGGTACGACAAGCGGATCTGGCTGCATGGCGGGCTCGCCTCGCTCTGCACGCTGTATCGGCAGCACGGCATCGATCTCGGCGACATCGCGCTCGTTTCGGACGCCGTGATCGAGACGTTCAAGGGCGCGATCGTGCTCTGCCCGCCCTCTGCCATCGCCGATCGCTGGTCGCGCCGCTTCTTCGATCCCGTGCCGGCCATGGCCTCAGGCTGGATGAGCGTGCGCGCCCGGGCGCGCCAGCGCGGCGCCGAACTGCCGCTGGTCATCTCCGACCACGCCGATTGGTCGGAGCTCAAGCAGACCCTGGCCGACGTCGGCGCCCCGAAGGTGTGGGTGACGCACGGCCGCGAGGAAGCGCTGGTCCACTACGCCCGCTCGATCGGCATCGAGGCCGAGGCGCTGCATCTTGCCGGCCGCGAAGAGGAGGACGACTCCTAGGTGCAGGCCTTTGCCGAGCTGCTGGACTCGCTTTCCTTCCAGCCCGCCCGCAACGCCAAGCTGCGGCTGATCGAGACCTATCTGCGCGAGACGCCGGATCCGGACCGCGGCTGGGCGCTTGCCGCCCTGACGGGCGGGCTCGACTTCCCCACCGCCAAGCCGGCCCTGCTGCGCGGGTTCGGCGAAGACAAGATCGGACCGGAGCTGTTCCACCTCTCCCACGACTATGTCGGCGATCTCGCCGAGACCCTGGCGCTGATCTGGGAGGTCGATCCAACGGCCGGTCCGCCGCCCAGCCTGGGCGAAGTGGTCGAGACGCTGCAGCGCGCCACCAAGATGCAGACGCCGGCGATCCTGAAGCGCTGGCTGGACGCGCTCGACGCCACCGGCCGCTGGGCGCTCCTGAAGCTGCTGACCGGGGCGCTGCGCGTGGGCGTCTCAGCACGACTTGCCAAGCAGGCCGCCGCCAATATCGGCAACCGGCCGGTGGCCGAGGTCGAGGAGGTCTGGCACGGCCTCTCGGCCCCCTATCGGCCGCTGTTCGAGTGGCTGCTCGCGGACGGACCCAAGCCTTGCAGCAACATGGGCGGCGCCTTCCTGCCGCCCATGCTCGCCAACCCGATCGACCGCGCCGAGCTCGAGACGCTCGACCCCGCCCATTTCCGCGCCGAATGGAAATGGGATGGTATCCGCGTGCAGGTCGCCTCGTCCGGTGGCGTGAAGCGGCTCTACAGCCGCGCCGGCGAGGATATTTCGGCCGCCTTTCCCGACATCATCGAGGCGATCGACTTCGACGGCGTGTTCGATGGGGAGCTCCTGGTCCGCCGCGAGGAGGCCGTCGCTCCGTTCAACGATCTGCAGCAGCGGCTGAACCGCAAGACCGTGACTGCCAAGATGCTGAAAGAGCATCCCGCGCATGTGCGGCTCTATGACATGCTGTGGCTCGAAGGCCGGGATCTGCGAGGACTCTCCTTCGATGAGCGCCGGGCGCGGCTGGAGGCCTGGATGGCCGAGCGGCCGCATCAGCGCCTCGACGTGTCGCCCCTTGTGCGCTTCACCGATTGGGCCCACCTCGCCGAGCTGCGCGAGGGCATGCGGCAGGATGGAATCGAAGGGCTGATGCTGAAGCGCGGCGACAGCCCCTACCTCGCCGGCCGGCCGAAGGGTCCGTGGTTCAAGTGGAAGCGCGATCCGATGCTGGCCGACTGCGTGATGATGTACGCGCAGCGCGGCCACGGTAAGCGCAGCTCCTTCTACTCCGACTACACGTTCGGTTGCTGGCGCGAGGCGGCCGAGGGCCGACGCGAGCTCGCCCCCGTCGGCAAGGCCTATTTCGGCTTCACCGATGAGGAGCTGCGCTGGCTCGACAAATGGGTGCGCGACCATACCGTCAATCGGTTCGGGCCGGTGCGCGAGGTCGCGCCGGAGCTGGTGCTGGAAGTCGCCTTCGACGGCGTGGCGCGATCCACCCGGCACAAATCAGGTGTGTCGCTGCGCTTCCCGCGCATCAATCGCATAAGGACTGACAAGCCGGCGGCGGAGGCGGACACCGTCGACAACCTGCTGCGTCTTGTCCCATAAGCCGGCCGGACGGCGAGGACTCTCCGCGTTTCGAGCCCCTTGCAGTGGTTGTGAGCGATCCCCATTATCCGACTGTCATGATCGATCCCTTCGGCCGGCACATCACCTATCTGCGCGTTTCGGTGACCGATCGCTGCGACTTCCGCTGCGTCTACTGCATGGCCGAGGACATGACCTTCCTGCCGAAGGCCGATGTACTGTCGCTGGAGGAGCTGGAGCGCCTGTGCTCGGCCTTCGTGCGGCGCGGCGTCCGGAAGCTGCGCATGACGGGCGGCGAGCCTCTGGTGCGCAAGAATGTGATGTCGCTGTTCCGCGGCCTCGGGCGTCATCTCGACAATGGCGCCCTCGACGAGCTCACACTCACGACCAACGGCAGCCAGCTCGCCAGATACGCCCGCGAGCTCGCCGGCATCGGCGTACGCCGCGTGAACGTCTCGCTCGACACACTCGACAGGGAGAAGTTCCGAGAGATCACGCGCTGGGGCGATCTCGATCAGGTGATGCGCGGTCTCGACGCGGCCCAGCAAGCCGGCCTACACGTGAAGATCAATACAGTCGCGCTGCGCGGCGTCAATGACAGCGAGTTCGACGATCTGATCCGCTTCAGCCATGGTCGCGGCATGGATCTGGTGCTGATCGAGGTCATGCCGATGGGTGAGATCGGCGGCGAGAATCGGCTGGAGCAATATCTGCCGCTGTCCCTGGCGCGCACCGAGATCGCCCGCCACTTCACGCTCACCGAGAGCGACTACCGCACCGGCGGGCCGGCGCGCTACTTCACGGTCGAGGAAACCGGCGGGCGACTGGGCTTCATCACACCGCTCACCCATAACTTCTGCGAGAGCTGCAACCGCGTGCGCCTCACCTGCACCGGCACGCTCTATATGTGCCTGGGCCAGGAGGATGCGGCCGACCTGCGCGCGCCGCTGCGCGCCTCCGAGAGCGACGATCTGCTCGATCAGGCAATCGACGAGGCCATCGCACGCAAGCCCAAAGGGCACGACTTCGTCATCGACCGCCGCCACACCGCCCCTGCCGTTCGCCGCCATATGAGCGTCACCGGCGGTTGAGTTCTCTCACGCCGCCTGACCGGTCCGCGTATCGCCCGTCGTGACCTGCGCGCGCCGCACCGCCTCGCGGTGCGAGATGTACATGGCGCTGCCGAAGATCACGGCCGCGCCGACAAAGGTCCAGACGTCCGGATGCTGGCTGAACAGGAGAAAGCCCAGCAGGGCGTTCCAGAGAAGCGACAGGAAGCCGATCGGCTGCAGCAGGGTGATATCGGCGAGCTGGTAGCCGTTCTGCTGGCAGAGATGGCCGAGCGTGCCGCACAGGCCCGCCGCCACGAACCACAGGATGTCGGCCCAGCTCGGCGTCTGCCAGAACCAGAGCGCAATGGGCGCGGCGAACAGGACGATCGTGAAATTCTGCCAGATGACGATCGTGTTGGCGGAATCGGTGCGCGCCAGCGCTTTCGAGATCAGGTTGGAGGCCGAGAAGATCGGCGTGCTGGCGAGGATGCAGAGGGCGCCGATGCCGATATCGCCGAAGCCCGGCCGGATAATGATCATGGCGCCGACGAAGCCCACCAGCACGGCCATCCAGCGCCGAAGCCGGACGTCCTCGCCAAGGAACAGCGCGGCGCCGATGGTGATGAAGATCGGTCCCGTGAAGCCGAGCGCCGTCACGCTCGCCAGCGTGGTGAGCGGCAAGCCGACGAACCACAGGAACATGCCGCCGGCATGGAGCGCCCCGCGGAAGATGTGCAGGCTGGCGCGACGCGTGTGCATCGCCGCATAGGGGCCGCGCCGCACGAAGATCGGCAGCAGGAACAGCGAGCCGAAAAAATAGCGCAGGAATGCCATCACATAGGGATTGAGGTGCTGCGCCGGAATCAGCGTGAAGACGTTGAGAAGTGCGAACAGCACGCCCGAGATCCCGACCCACAGAATGCCGCGCAGATTGGGCGACAGCGTGCTCCAGCGCGCAGCGAGAGAGGACGTCGGGGATGAAGCCACGCGGCGATTATGTCACAGCGGCTGCAACAGCACACGCCACCGGGGGCCGTGGATTTCGAGCCTCGGCTTTATTCGGCTGCCTTGGCGTCGCCGTCCGTCGGTAGGGCCGGGGGCTTTGCATCGTCGCCACGCAATCGTGCGACCCGCTCCATCAGCTCCTCGATATAGGGATCGTGAATGCCGAGCGCCCGCGCATGAACAGCGGTATTGATAAGGTAGTCGCGACAGGCGCCGCGGCGCCCCTCGGCAAAAGCGATATGGTGGGCGGCGCGCTCCATCGACAGATCGCCGCAGTACTGGCAGTGGCTGGTGTCGACCTCGAAGGTCACCACCGTGACCGTGCGGCCGTCCCGCAGCCTGGCGGGAATCCATCGCGGCTTGTAGACGCCGGACAGCATCTCGCGATTCCAGACGATGGCCAGTTCGCTGCGCACCTGGTGCGGCGCGAGCCGGTAAGCGATGCCCTCGCAGCGGCCGCCCTCTTCCAGCGCCAGCATGAGGCCCGGCAGCTCCGGCGTGCCGCGACCCATCGGCGTCCAGAAGCAGAAGGAGCGCCTCACGCCTTCCACGAGGCAGGGCGACGCTTCGGCATACTCGATGACTGGGTTCCACATCAGCGAGCCGTAGGCGAACACCCAGGCGTCATCTCCCGGCGCATAGCGGGCAAGCGCCTCCTTGAGGCTCGCTTCGCGTTGCTCGGCGGTCAGGAAGAAATCGTAGCCGGCCTGGTGAGCGTCCCGAACGATCTGTTCGATCCGTTCGTGGCTGAGTTCCTCACGCTTGAGCAACGGAGACTCCGCTCAGAGGCCGTAGACGATGGACATGGTCTCGGCCACGCAGGCCGGGCGCTCCTGTCCTTCGATCTCGATCGTCATCTGGTTGGTGAGGCGGACGCCGCCGCCGGCCATCGGTTCGGCGGCGAGAAGCTTGGCGCGCGCCCGCACGCGCGAGCCGGCCGGCACGGGGCTCGTGAAGCGCACCTTGTTGCAACCGTAGTTGATGCCGTTGCGCACATTGTTGATGTGCGAGATCTGATGATTGAGCATCGGGATGAGCGACAGCGTCAGGAAGCCGTGCGCGATCGTCTTCCCGCCGGGCATGTCCTTCTTGGCGCGCTCCACGTCGACATGGATCCATTGATGGTCGCCGGTTGCATCGGCGAAGCGGTTGATCCGGTCCTGCGTTATCTCGACCCAGTCGCTGACCCCGATCTCCTGGCCCACATACTTGTGCATTTCGTTGGGGTGGGCGAACTCCCGTTTTGCCATTTCTTACCTCGGCACTCTTCTTTTACTGGACGCACAACATACCATAGGATTCTCGACGCGGGCCAAATCCACCTCGGCCGGCCACTAGTGTTACGACAATTCTTGCGAGAACCCCAGCCCCCGACGGCCCGCTATCGGGTGCCAATTGTAGCGACGGCGTCCCGTTTGTATCGTCGCGCGGTTCCTCGACTCTTGCGAGGCGCAAAATTGCATAGGAGGAAATCCCATCGATGGCTTACGAAACCGTGCTCTACAACGTCTCCGATTGCATTTGCACGATCACCCTCAACCGGCCGGACAAGCTCAACGCCTGGACCCGCCAGATGCATCTCGACCTCAAGGATGCAATGCAGACCGCCAGGACCGATCGCGGCGTGCGCGTCATCATCCTGACCGGCGCAGGACGCGGTTTCTGTGCGGGTGCGGACATGGGCGGCCTGCAGGCTATCGGGGCGGGTACGGTCGGCACCGCTGATCGCAAGCCCACTGTCGAGCCGAATCTCCCCGGTGGCAGCACCCTCGCCGATTTCCGCATGACCTATTCGTACTTCCCGTCGATTCCGAAATTCATCATCGCTGCGATCAACGGTCCGGCGGCCGGGCTTGGCTTCGTCATTCCGCTCTATGCCGACCTCCGCTTTGCCGCCGAATCGGCCGTGTTCACGACCGCATTCGCCCAGCGCGGCCTGATCGCGGAGCACGGGGTGAGCTGGCTGCTGCCCAGGCTCGTCGGCCTGCCGACGGCCCTCGACCTTCTCTGCTCCGCCCGCAAGTTCCGCGCCCCGGAGGCCCTGTCGCTGGGGCTGGTCAGCCGGGTCATTCCCGACGACAGGCTGATGGCCGAGACGCGCGCCTACGCCCGGCTGATGGCCGACACGGTCTCGCCCCGGTCGGTCGCGGTGATGAAGCGGCAGCTCTGGGAGGCACAGTTCCAGACCCTGGCCGAGGCTACCGTCCAGGCCAACCACGAGATGGAGCTCTCGTTCCGCACTGCCGACTTCAAGGAGGGCGTCGCCCATTTTCTCGAGAAGCGCGCGGCGCGCTTCACCGGAAGCTGACGGGTTCTCGGCCTGGCTACACCTTCTCCGTCTCGCTGGCGCGCGGCTGCCACGTCATGAGGCGCGCCTCGACGAGGCCGACGACGCCGTCGAGCACGAGGGCGAAGGCGGTGAGCACCAGGATTCCGGCGAAGACGGTATTGACGTCGAATGTCCCCTCCGCCTGCAGGATCAGGTAGCCGACTCCGTGCGCCGATCCCAGGTATTCGCCGACGACCGCCCCGACGAAGGCGAGGCCCACGGCGTTGTGCAGGCTGGCGAACACCCAGCTCATCGCCGACGGCAGATAGATCGAGCGCAGGAGCTGGCGCGGCGAGGCGCCCAGCATGCGGGCATTGGCGATCAGGGTCGGGCTCACCTCGCGCACGCCCTGGTAGACGTTGAAGAAGACGACGAAGAAGACCAGCGTCACCCCCAGTGCCACCTTCGACCAGATGCCGAGGCCGAACCACACCGCGAAGATCGGCGCCAGCACGACGCGGGGCATGGAGTTGAAGCCCTTGATGTAGGGATCCATCACTGCCGAAGCTGTGCGCGAGAGGGCGAGCCAGAGCCCGATGCCGAGGCCGAAGACCGAGCCGATGACGAAGCCCAGGGCCGTCTCGAGCAGCGTGATCCAGAGATGGCCGAAGATCTCGCCCGAGGCGAACCAATCGACGATGACCTGGAACACCTTCTGCGGCTCACCGAAGAAGAAGGCGGCGCGGTTGTCCTGCTCGAAATAGAAATTCGGCAGCAGCCCCGGCTTGGTGAACAGGTACCAGACGGCGATCAGCAGGGCGAGGATGAAAATCTGCAGAGCGCGCAGGCGCATGTCAGGCCGCCTTCTGCCGTTCGTAGGCCTTGAGCACCTCTTCCTTCATCGCCCCCCAGATCTCGCGATGGAGGGCGAGGAAGGCCGGGGTCATGCGGATCTCCGACACGTCCCGCGGCCGCGGCAGCTCGATCCTGAAGTCGCCGATCGGGCGCGTGGCCGGCCCGGCCGAGAGAACGACCACGCGGTCCGAGAGCGCGATCGCCTCCTCGAGATCGTGGGTGATGAAGAGAACCGACTTCCTGTCCTCCGCCCACAGCGCCAGCAGTTCGTTCTCCATGAGCTGGCGGGTCTGGATGTCGAGCGCCGAGAACGGCTCGTCCATCAGCAGGATGTCGGGTCGCGTGATCAGCGTTTGCGCCAGCGCCAGCCGCTTGCGCATGCCGCCCGACATCTGATGCGGATAGCGATCGCCGAAGCCCGCCAGCCCGACCCGGCGCAGCCAGGCTTCGCCCTGTTTCCGTGCCTCGGCGCGCGGCACACCGCGGAAGTCGAGGCCGGCCACCACGTTCTCGATTCCCGTCCGCCAAGGCATCAGCGCGTCGGCCTGGAACATGTAGCCGGCGCGCCTGTTCACACCTTGAGCCGCGTGCAGCGGCTCGCCGAAGACGTTTACGACTCCCGACGACGGCGCCAGCAGGCCCGCCGCCACATTGAGCAATGTCGACTTGCCACAGCCGGTCGGTCCCACGACCGACACGAACTCGCCCTCTCCCACGCGCAGCGTGGTGTCGGCAACGGCCGTGTAGGGCACGCCGCCGTCACGGCCGGCGAAACGGCAGGTTACGTCCTCCAGCGCGAGCGCCGCTGTCGCCGTCATCGATGCCGTTTGCCTAGGCGTGTTTCTTTGCGCGCTTCGCGAAGTCGTTGGTCCACGTGTCCGCGAGCTTGATCTTGTCCTTGACGGCGGCGATCTTGGGGTCGCCGTCGACCAGGAATTTCAGGCAATTGCCCGGGCCTTCCGGCGGCATGATGCCGTCGGGCGAGATGGTCTCGCGCACATTGGCGAAGGCCTTCTCGTAGATCGCCTTGTCGCCGAGCAGGTACTGCGATGGCACGGTGTCGGCCACCTCCGAAGGCTTGGCCGTCTGCAGCCACTCGTCGGCGCGCACGATCGCCGTCGCGAGCGCCTGCGCCGTGTTGGGCGTCTTGGTGAGCAATCCGGGCTGACAATAGAGGCACGCCGCCGGCATGGCGCCGCCGAACAGTTCCTTGTTCCCCTTCATCGTGCGGGTATCGAGGACGACCTTCACCTCGCCCTTCTCCTGCAGGATGGTGATCGCGGGATCGGCCTGCGACACGCCGTCGACCGACTTGTTCTCGATCGCGGCCACCACCGAGGCGCCCGCACCGACGCCGATCACCGAGAAATCGGTCGCCTTGAGACCGCCCTTGGCCGCCCAGTTCGCCACCAGCATGTGCGTCTGTGATCCGGGCGCGCTGACGCCGAACTTCATGCCCTTGATGTCGGCCGGCCCCTTCACCTTGTCGGCCACATCCTTGCGCATGGCGATCGCGAGCTGCATGCCGCGCCCGATCAGGGCGAAGCCCTTGATCGCCTGTCCGCGCTGCTGCATGCGGATCGTGTGCTCATAGGCGCCGGCGACGACGTCGGCGCTCCCGCCCATCAGCGCCTCGAGCGACTTGGCGCCACCCTGGAAGTCGTTGATCTCGACATCGAGGCCCGCATCCTTGAAGAAGCCCTTCTTCTCCGCGATCGTGAGCGAGAGATAGTAAAGTGCCGACTTGCCGCCGACGGCCAGCACGACCTTCGACTTCTCCGGCTTGCCTTGGGCGCGCGCCACATAGGGCGCCGCGACGGCGCCTGCGAGAAAGGCCGGCGCGGCCGCCAGGACCGACCGGCGACGCATCTGCAACTTCGTCATTGGAAATTCCCTCCCGACAATCGCCGCGGAGATTGCCGCAAGTGCCCGGGAGCCGCAACCCGGCCTTCGTCGCAGTGGGACCGGCCTCGCGCTCAGCCGAACGGCCGCTCCTTCCACCACGGGAAATAGGACGGCATGCCGGTCGTCACCTTCATCGGGAAACGCGCCGGTCGCTTCTCCAGGAAAGCCGTCACGCCCTCCTTCACGTCGGCCGACTTGCCGCGTTCGTAGATTCCCTTGGAATCGACCTTGTGCGCTTCCATGGGATGATCGGCGCCCAGCATCTTCCAGATCATCTGCCGGTTGAGCGCCACCGACACGGGCGCCGTATTGTCGGCGATCTCGCGCGCCAGGGCATAGGCTGCCGGCAAAAGCTCGGCCGGCTTGTGAACGGAGCGGACCAGCCGGCCCCGCAGCGCTTCCTCGGCCGGGAAGACGCGGCCCGTCATCACCCATTCCAGCGCCTGCTGCGGACCGACGAGACGCGGCAGGAACCAG is a genomic window containing:
- a CDS encoding gamma-glutamylcyclotransferase; its protein translation is MLKREELSHERIEQIVRDAHQAGYDFFLTAEQREASLKEALARYAPGDDAWVFAYGSLMWNPVIEYAEASPCLVEGVRRSFCFWTPMGRGTPELPGLMLALEEGGRCEGIAYRLAPHQVRSELAIVWNREMLSGVYKPRWIPARLRDGRTVTVVTFEVDTSHCQYCGDLSMERAAHHIAFAEGRRGACRDYLINTAVHARALGIHDPYIEELMERVARLRGDDAKPPALPTDGDAKAAE
- a CDS encoding MaoC family dehydratase gives rise to the protein MAKREFAHPNEMHKYVGQEIGVSDWVEITQDRINRFADATGDHQWIHVDVERAKKDMPGGKTIAHGFLTLSLIPMLNHQISHINNVRNGINYGCNKVRFTSPVPAGSRVRARAKLLAAEPMAGGGVRLTNQMTIEIEGQERPACVAETMSIVYGL
- a CDS encoding enoyl-CoA hydratase, which encodes MAYETVLYNVSDCICTITLNRPDKLNAWTRQMHLDLKDAMQTARTDRGVRVIILTGAGRGFCAGADMGGLQAIGAGTVGTADRKPTVEPNLPGGSTLADFRMTYSYFPSIPKFIIAAINGPAAGLGFVIPLYADLRFAAESAVFTTAFAQRGLIAEHGVSWLLPRLVGLPTALDLLCSARKFRAPEALSLGLVSRVIPDDRLMAETRAYARLMADTVSPRSVAVMKRQLWEAQFQTLAEATVQANHEMELSFRTADFKEGVAHFLEKRAARFTGS
- a CDS encoding ABC transporter permease, which codes for MRLRALQIFILALLIAVWYLFTKPGLLPNFYFEQDNRAAFFFGEPQKVFQVIVDWFASGEIFGHLWITLLETALGFVIGSVFGLGIGLWLALSRTASAVMDPYIKGFNSMPRVVLAPIFAVWFGLGIWSKVALGVTLVFFVVFFNVYQGVREVSPTLIANARMLGASPRQLLRSIYLPSAMSWVFASLHNAVGLAFVGAVVGEYLGSAHGVGYLILQAEGTFDVNTVFAGILVLTAFALVLDGVVGLVEARLMTWQPRASETEKV
- a CDS encoding ABC transporter ATP-binding protein, translating into MTATAALALEDVTCRFAGRDGGVPYTAVADTTLRVGEGEFVSVVGPTGCGKSTLLNVAAGLLAPSSGVVNVFGEPLHAAQGVNRRAGYMFQADALMPWRTGIENVVAGLDFRGVPRAEARKQGEAWLRRVGLAGFGDRYPHQMSGGMRKRLALAQTLITRPDILLMDEPFSALDIQTRQLMENELLALWAEDRKSVLFITHDLEEAIALSDRVVVLSAGPATRPIGDFRIELPRPRDVSEIRMTPAFLALHREIWGAMKEEVLKAYERQKAA
- a CDS encoding ABC transporter substrate-binding protein, which encodes MTKLQMRRRSVLAAAPAFLAGAVAAPYVARAQGKPEKSKVVLAVGGKSALYYLSLTIAEKKGFFKDAGLDVEINDFQGGAKSLEALMGGSADVVAGAYEHTIRMQQRGQAIKGFALIGRGMQLAIAMRKDVADKVKGPADIKGMKFGVSAPGSQTHMLVANWAAKGGLKATDFSVIGVGAGASVVAAIENKSVDGVSQADPAITILQEKGEVKVVLDTRTMKGNKELFGGAMPAACLYCQPGLLTKTPNTAQALATAIVRADEWLQTAKPSEVADTVPSQYLLGDKAIYEKAFANVRETISPDGIMPPEGPGNCLKFLVDGDPKIAAVKDKIKLADTWTNDFAKRAKKHA